AAACAGCCCCAGCATCCAGGCCCAAAGCAGGAGCGAGCCCTTCTGCCCCGCCCAGAACGCCGTGAGCCTGTAAACCGGGCCCAGGTCGCGGTTGGTGTAAGAGTACACATACTCCAGAGAGAAGTCGTTCCAATAAAGGGCGTGCAAGAGCGCCGCGCTGGTAAGCGACAGCAGCGCAAAGGCCGCCACCAGCGCAAACTCCGCGCTTTTTATCATCGGGCGCGACCCTCCCTTCGCCCCCCACAACGAGGCGGCGGCGGCGTAAACGGACACGCCAAGGGTCAGCAGAAGCGAATATTCACCCAGTTCGTTCATTTGGCAACCTTTTCATGATGCGGATACGCGGACACGCGCCGCGATTTGCCGCTATATGGACTTTTTCACTTCCTTCGCGGCGTCATACCTGGATGGGCAACTGGTAAGCAGTTTGGTGGCGATGAACTTGCCGTTGGCAAGTTTGCCTTCCACCACCACGTCAATGTTGTCCTGGAACATGTCCGGCGTCACTCCTTCATAGTACACCATGATGGACTTTTGGGACTTGTCCAGCAGGCGGAAACTCAGCTTCAGGTTGCTCACTTCCTTCCACACGCTGCCCGGGGCCACCTTGCCCTCAAGCCGCAGCCCCACCCCTTCGGCGGCGGAGCCCATCGCCATCACTTCAGACACCGTTTTGTAATAAGACCCGCTTGTCTGGACGCCGGTGTATATAAGATACCCAATGGCGGCCGCAAGGATGGCCGCTCCAACGGCGAATTTTTTCTGTGCGCTGTTCATGCCGCTCTTTTTGGGAGTGGGCGCGGACGGCGTTTTATCCGCCTCCATTCCCGAAGATTCCGGGACGATCGCTTCTGACATCTAACCTCCACCAATACTAAACTGCCTAACTTAAAATTCTATCTTTGAGTAGCCCGGCAATTCAACAAATAAATGCCTATACAATGTCCCTGCAACAAAATGGATCAATAATTGCCGGGGGCAGACTAAAGTGTTATATTTTCGGATAGATGTTAAAGTTGCTTTCGTGGTATATATTTCGTGTTTTGCAGTACTTGAGGGATCACCAGGTTGCTGCGGCAAAAGGCCGAAGTTAAATAGATGGAAATTGGCTAAATGAATCAGGAAGAGAACAAGACAAGCGTCCCTTCGGAATTCGCGGACATAGAGTCGTATCTGGACAGCCGCGCCAAGCTGGAGGCGATGTTTGAGGAGAAGTTCACCAAGACCCTCGCGGTGATGTTCACGGACATCAAGGACTCCACCTCCATCACCGAGATTGAAGGCGACCTGGCGATGCGCCAGATGATCAAGCATCATAACGACATCCTGTTTCCCCTGATAAAGAAACATGGCGGAACCTTGGTAAAGACCATCGGGGACGGGACGCTTTCTTATTTTGAAAGCACACAGGAATGCCTGCGCGCCGCCGTGGAGATACAAAAAGAGATTGATGACAGCAATCTTCATAAACAAACGAAGGTGCCGATCCTTGTGCGAATCGGTTTTCACACCGGCAAGTGCATACTTGAGAAAAACGACGTGTATGGAGACGTGGTGAACACCGCCGCCAAGGTTCAGTCAGCGGCCAATCCGGCGGAGATATACCTTTCGGAAGCGGCATATCACGCGCTGGACGACGCGTCGGAGGTATACTGCCGGTTCGCCAAGTCGGCGGAGCTTAAGGGCAAGAAGGAAAGCGTCAATATATACAAAGCGTTCTGGAATCCGCAGGAGATAGAGTCGGACAAGGTCCACAAGGCCGAGGCCGTTCCACAGGCAAAGGGGATGGCTCCGGCGATGAAGATTGCGGTCATGGTTGCGGCCCCTTTGCTGGCGGTCCTGGTTCTGGTGATTTTAAGCCGCATTCTCAGCAATACATCAGCCGAGACGGACAAACGTTCGATAACCCATTCCGTGGAACCCGCCCGCCCTTCAAAATAGCCTCCCGCAAATTTTGCTTTGCAAATCGCGTAAATTTTGTAATAATTGCTCTTTTGGATTTGGTGGTTGCCAGCATTTGGCCGGAACGCGGCCCTTTTAAGTCATTTCGGAGGATTTTGCGATGTACGCGGTTGTGAAGGCCTGTGGCAGGCAATACAAGGTGTCCGAAGGCGATGTGATCGTCGTGGACAAGATCGAAGGCGACATTGGCGCCACTGTGGAGCTGGGGCCAGTGCTGATGGCCGGTGAAGGGGAGTCCGTGAAGATCGGCGCCCCCCATGTGGACGGCAAGAAAGTGACGGCGAAGATACTGCGCCAGGCCAAGGGAACGAAGGTGACGATCATCAAGCATCGCCGCAGGAACGATTACCGGCTGAAAAAAGGCCACAGGCAGCTTGAGACCACGCTTCAGATCGTTTCGATAAACTAAAGATTCGCGGCCGCGCCGGCATATGGCCGGGCGGGATTTTGGAGGATAGATAAATGGCACATAAAAAAGGACAAGGCTCCACATCCAACGGGCGGGATTCCGCCGGGCGCCGGCTTGGCGTGAAAAGGTTCCAGGGGCAGGTGGTGCGCGCGGGGAACATCCTGGTGCGCCAGCGCGGCACGAAATTCTATCCCGGCAAGAACGCGGGGATCGGCAAAGACCACACGATTTTCGCCCTGATAGACGGCGTTGTGGCGTTTGCCCAGAAAGGCCGGGGAGGCCGCCGGTTCATTTCCATAGACCCGGTCACCGCCGCCTGATTCGTTTTTTAATTTAGAATCGAACCGCTCCGCCTTTTCAAACCGGCGGGGCGGTTTTTCTTTTTCGGGGATTTTAGACATACTGCGCCATGAACGATTTTATTGACCGCGTAAGGATAAACATAAAGGCCGGCGACGGCGGGGCGGGCTCCGCCAGTTTCCGGCGCGAAAAA
This genomic interval from Nitrospinota bacterium contains the following:
- a CDS encoding adenylate/guanylate cyclase domain-containing protein, which gives rise to MNQEENKTSVPSEFADIESYLDSRAKLEAMFEEKFTKTLAVMFTDIKDSTSITEIEGDLAMRQMIKHHNDILFPLIKKHGGTLVKTIGDGTLSYFESTQECLRAAVEIQKEIDDSNLHKQTKVPILVRIGFHTGKCILEKNDVYGDVVNTAAKVQSAANPAEIYLSEAAYHALDDASEVYCRFAKSAELKGKKESVNIYKAFWNPQEIESDKVHKAEAVPQAKGMAPAMKIAVMVAAPLLAVLVLVILSRILSNTSAETDKRSITHSVEPARPSK
- a CDS encoding cytochrome c maturation protein CcmE, translating into MSEAIVPESSGMEADKTPSAPTPKKSGMNSAQKKFAVGAAILAAAIGYLIYTGVQTSGSYYKTVSEVMAMGSAAEGVGLRLEGKVAPGSVWKEVSNLKLSFRLLDKSQKSIMVYYEGVTPDMFQDNIDVVVEGKLANGKFIATKLLTSCPSRYDAAKEVKKSI
- the rpmA gene encoding 50S ribosomal protein L27, with amino-acid sequence MAHKKGQGSTSNGRDSAGRRLGVKRFQGQVVRAGNILVRQRGTKFYPGKNAGIGKDHTIFALIDGVVAFAQKGRGGRRFISIDPVTAA
- the rplU gene encoding 50S ribosomal protein L21; this translates as MYAVVKACGRQYKVSEGDVIVVDKIEGDIGATVELGPVLMAGEGESVKIGAPHVDGKKVTAKILRQAKGTKVTIIKHRRRNDYRLKKGHRQLETTLQIVSIN